Below is a window of uncultured Cohaesibacter sp. DNA.
AGGAAGGCTGTTGGCGAGTGCTGGCGAAGAGCCTTGCGAGGCGTGGGCTTGCTCAGAAACATGCGGCCCCCGGACAAACTGGGCATCTTCCTCGCGCAATGGACTTTCATCAGCTTCGAAAGAAGGTTGCCGGGCGAGGGGAACCACCTGGTCATCTCCCCTCGCAGCATCAGCCTTGACCCTCTCTCCATTTGCCGTGGCCTCATTGTTCCCCGAGGCATGGCGGGGCTGAGAGGCTTGCCGGGCATGAAAGCCATCGGAAGAGGCATCCTCTCTGGCTGCATGCTCTGTCGGTTTCTTGGCAGGTGCCTTGACCTTGGGTTTGGACCAGCCCAATTCTTCGTCCGTCTGGGGAATATAGCGCGCGGCAAGTTCGAGATGCTTGCGCACAGTATCGATGGAAGCGGGCAGAATGACGAGCGATGCAAAGCCGAGCTTGCGCGCATTCAGCACATCTTGTGCGGTGGCCTTTTTCGAGCAGAGAATGAGACAGACACCACGACCGCCGGCAAATTCCACTTGTCTGGCCGGGATGAGTATCTTGGCAATATCCTGCGGGCCGTAGCTTTCATCGACAAAAACGATGTCAGCCTGTCCCAAGCTGACAATCGAAGTGGCCTGAGTAATATCGTCCAGAGAGAGCGGGTGGTCTATTCCGCAATTCCTCAATAGATCTGCCCATAATTGACGATCATGACGTCGAGGGGCGAGGATCATCACCGAAAGGTTCTTAACTGGTATCAAGCGACGCGACAATTTTGCTTTACCTGAATTTGATAATTGGTCCGGCTTTGTGGAACCCCGATTGTCCGAGCCGGGTATTGATGGTTGTTGATTTGTACTGGTCGCACAAAAAAGGCCAGTCCTCAATCGGAATGGCCTATTTTCTCCAATATTCCCTTGCAATTAGTAAAAATTCAAATAATTGCATAAGGTGCAGTTAACAAAGACTTTCGCCAATAGTACAGAGCTGTCATCGGCCGCTTTTCAGGCTGCCCAGAATGCCTCTCACAAGGGCTCTGCCAAGCGATGAGGCAACCGAACGGGCGACCGATTTCATGGCAGCTTCCGCCACGGTCTGTCGATTGGAGCGGCGGGGGGCGCTTCTGGTGCGCGAACTGCTGGCCGGTCGGTCGTCCCTGTTGAAATCCGGCAGCGTGAAGCCGGTGCGGCCCCTTTTGCTGCCGCCCGATTGTTGCTCCAGCTTTTCCTCTTCCTGCCTTTGCTCTTCCTCGCGCTTGATTTTATCCTCAGCCCGCTTCTGCAAAACCTCATAGGCGCTCTCGCGATCAACAACACGGTCATAGATACCCAATATCGGGCTGTTGTCGATAATCGCTTTGCGCTCGCCCTCGCTGAGCGGGCCAATGCGCGAACTCGGAGGGCGGATAAGGGTTCGCTGCACCATTGAGGGTACACCCTTTTTCATCAGGGTGGAGACCAGCGCTTCGCCGACCCCGAGTTCCATGATGACCTGGCGGGTATCAAGAGCGGGATTGGGGCGGAACGTATCTGCTGCGACCTGCACTGCCTTCTGATCCCGAGGGGTAAAGGCGCGCAGGGCATGTTGCACGCGGTTGCCCAATTGAGAAAGCACATCGTCTGGCACATCAAGGGGATTTTGCGTCACGAAATAGACGCCGACCCCTTTGGAACGGATGAGCTTGACCACTTGTTCCACCTTGTCCACGAGCGCCTTGGGCGCATCTTCAAACAAAAGATGGGCTTCATCAAAGAAGAAGACCAGACGCGGCAGATCCCTGTCGCCGACTTCGGGAAGTTCCTCGAACAATTCCGACAACAGCCATAGAAGGAAGGTAGCATAGAGGCGCGGGGACTGCATCAGCTTGTCCGCAGCCAAAATGGAAACAACGCCGCGCCCATCACGCGTGGTGCGCATCAGATCAAGAATGTCGAGCGCTGTTTCTCCGAAGAATTTCTCTGCCCCTTGCTGTTCCAGCACCAGC
It encodes the following:
- a CDS encoding DUF853 domain-containing protein; amino-acid sequence: MLQDGEIYLGTSFLSSEDGTQSSQGEYLNLGLANRHGLITGATGTGKTVSLQILAEGFSNAGVPVFCADVKGDLSGLAAEGEAKDFLAKRAEIIGFAEEYGFASVPTIFWDLFGEQGHPVRTTITDMGPLLLSRLMGLNDTQEGVLNIAFKLADDEGMLLLDLKDLRALLINMEERRKELSSVYGNISSTSIGAIQRDLLVLEQQGAEKFFGETALDILDLMRTTRDGRGVVSILAADKLMQSPRLYATFLLWLLSELFEELPEVGDRDLPRLVFFFDEAHLLFEDAPKALVDKVEQVVKLIRSKGVGVYFVTQNPLDVPDDVLSQLGNRVQHALRAFTPRDQKAVQVAADTFRPNPALDTRQVIMELGVGEALVSTLMKKGVPSMVQRTLIRPPSSRIGPLSEGERKAIIDNSPILGIYDRVVDRESAYEVLQKRAEDKIKREEEQRQEEEKLEQQSGGSKRGRTGFTLPDFNRDDRPASSSRTRSAPRRSNRQTVAEAAMKSVARSVASSLGRALVRGILGSLKSGR